A stretch of Aedes aegypti strain LVP_AGWG chromosome 2, AaegL5.0 Primary Assembly, whole genome shotgun sequence DNA encodes these proteins:
- the LOC5571685 gene encoding acyl-CoA-binding protein homolog yields the protein MSLDQQFNEAAEKVKTFTKRPSDQELLELYALFKQASVGDNTTEKPGMFDLKGKAKWQAWSDKKGTSQDAAKEAYVKFVEELSAKYL from the exons ATGTCTCTGGATCAG CAATTCAACGAAGCCGCCGAAAAGGTGAAGACCTTCACGAAACGGCCGTCGGACCAGGAACTGCTGGAGCTGTACGCCCTGTTCAAGCAGGCCTCCGTCGGGGACAACACCACCGAAAAGCCCGGCATGTTCGACCTGAAGGGCAAGGCCAAGTGGCAGGCGTGGTCGGACAAGAAAGGAACCAGCCAGGATGCGGCCAAGGAGGCGTACGTTAAGTTTGTCGAGGAACTGTCGGCCAAGTATCTGTGA